The Armatimonadota bacterium genome window below encodes:
- a CDS encoding AIR synthase family protein: protein MRPGKVPPELLQRLVYPYLGRRPDVLVHASWGQDCAVLDFGEWVCVVTTDPITGASRHLGRLAVHVACNDLAATGAEPVGLLLDVLLREGSTEEDLRELMEEAGSTAAEIGVEIVGGHTEVTPGIARTLVVMTALGKAPRDGYVTTGGARPGDTLLVTKAAGLEGTAILATDFAPYFSERLGEDLVRRAQAFLQEISVLPEGRVAVRAGAVAMHDATEGGIVGAALEMAHASGVGLELWVDRVPVREETRRICEVVGIDPLGLVSSGSLLIATPDPARTAGALAQAGIPAEAVGRFVPRGRIQVRDGKRTELVPFARDELWRALELLEEVRE from the coding sequence ATGCGGCCCGGTAAGGTTCCCCCGGAGCTCCTGCAGCGCCTGGTCTATCCCTACCTGGGGCGGCGCCCGGACGTGCTCGTGCACGCCTCCTGGGGGCAGGACTGTGCCGTACTGGACTTCGGGGAGTGGGTGTGCGTGGTGACCACGGATCCCATTACGGGGGCCAGCCGGCACCTGGGCCGGCTGGCGGTGCACGTGGCCTGCAACGACCTCGCGGCCACGGGCGCTGAGCCGGTAGGGCTGTTGCTGGACGTGCTCCTCCGGGAGGGAAGCACGGAGGAGGACCTCCGGGAGCTCATGGAGGAGGCGGGTTCCACCGCGGCGGAGATCGGGGTGGAGATCGTGGGAGGGCACACGGAAGTCACCCCGGGGATTGCCCGGACCCTGGTGGTCATGACCGCCCTGGGGAAGGCTCCGAGAGACGGCTACGTGACCACCGGGGGGGCCCGTCCGGGAGACACCCTCCTGGTCACCAAGGCCGCGGGGCTGGAGGGGACCGCCATTCTGGCCACGGACTTCGCCCCCTACTTTTCCGAGCGACTGGGCGAGGACCTCGTGCGGCGGGCCCAGGCCTTCCTGCAGGAGATCAGCGTGCTCCCGGAGGGGAGGGTGGCGGTGCGGGCGGGAGCCGTGGCCATGCACGACGCCACGGAGGGGGGGATCGTGGGCGCAGCCCTGGAGATGGCCCACGCCTCGGGGGTGGGTCTGGAGCTCTGGGTGGACCGGGTCCCGGTGCGGGAGGAGACCCGGAGGATCTGCGAGGTGGTGGGGATCGATCCGCTGGGTCTAGTCAGCAGCGGGAGCCTCCTCATCGCCACGCCGGACCCGGCCCGCACCGCGGGCGCCCTGGCGCAGGCCGGGATCCCCGCGGAGGCGGTGGGCCGGTTCGTGCCCCGTGGACGCATCCAGGTCCGGGACGGAAAGCGTACGGAGCTTGTGCCCTTTGCCCGGGACGAGCTGTGGCGGGCTTTGGAGCTCCTGGAGGAGGTGCGGGAATGA
- the pdxS gene encoding pyridoxal 5'-phosphate synthase lyase subunit PdxS, protein MREEGTERIKRGFAAMLKGGVIMDVTTPEEARIAEEAGAVAVMALERVPADIRAQGGVARMADPARIKAIMEAVSIPVMAKVRIGHFVEAQVLEAIGVDMIDESEVLTPADERHHIDKHPFRTPFVCGARDLGEALRRIAEGAAMIRTKGEAGTGNVVEAVRHVRQILDEIRRLQALPEEELVTVARELGAPLELVREVRRLGRLPVVNFAAGGIATPADAALMMQLGCDGVFVGSGIFKSGDPARRALAIVDAVAHFDDPYVIARASEDLGEPMRGVDVRALTERELLQTRGV, encoded by the coding sequence ATGAGGGAAGAGGGAACGGAGCGCATCAAGCGCGGGTTTGCGGCCATGCTGAAGGGCGGGGTGATCATGGACGTGACCACCCCGGAGGAAGCCCGGATCGCGGAGGAAGCCGGAGCCGTGGCGGTGATGGCCCTGGAGCGGGTGCCCGCGGACATCCGAGCCCAAGGGGGAGTGGCCCGGATGGCGGATCCGGCCCGCATCAAGGCCATCATGGAGGCGGTCAGCATCCCCGTGATGGCGAAGGTGCGCATCGGCCATTTCGTGGAGGCCCAGGTGCTGGAGGCCATCGGGGTGGACATGATCGACGAGAGCGAGGTCCTCACCCCCGCGGACGAACGGCATCACATCGACAAGCATCCCTTCCGAACGCCCTTCGTGTGCGGGGCACGGGATCTGGGAGAAGCCCTCCGCCGGATCGCGGAGGGGGCCGCCATGATCCGGACCAAGGGCGAGGCGGGGACCGGGAACGTGGTGGAGGCGGTGCGCCACGTGCGCCAGATCCTGGACGAGATCCGCCGGCTGCAGGCCCTCCCGGAGGAGGAGCTGGTGACGGTGGCCCGGGAGTTGGGAGCGCCCTTGGAGCTCGTGCGGGAAGTCCGGCGGCTGGGTAGGCTGCCGGTGGTGAACTTCGCCGCGGGAGGAATCGCCACCCCCGCGGACGCGGCCCTGATGATGCAACTGGGGTGCGATGGGGTGTTCGTGGGAAGCGGCATTTTCAAGAGCGGCGACCCCGCCCGGCGGGCCCTGGCCATCGTGGACGCGGTGGCCCACTTCGACGACCCGTACGTGATCGCCCGGGCCAGCGAGGACCTCGGGGAGCCCATGCGGGGGGTGGACGTGCGGGCGCTGACGGAACGGGAACTGCTCCAGACCCGGGGGGTGTAG
- a CDS encoding TenA family protein: MAERCLRHPFVQGIATGRLERSRFAFYVGQDAYFLEAFARAYALAMAKCPDREGFRAWKELLDGVLQELELHAGYARAWGVDLTPQPAPATQAYTDFLLRVAALEPVGHIAAAMTPCMRLYAYLGRSLEPIARPESPYLDWVHTYGSPEFGALAQQLETLLDRYGTEGPRIRDLYRRAMQLEYDFFESAWRSA; this comes from the coding sequence TTGGCGGAGAGATGCCTCCGGCACCCCTTCGTTCAGGGGATCGCCACTGGCCGGTTGGAGCGGTCCCGGTTCGCCTTCTACGTGGGACAGGACGCCTATTTCCTCGAGGCCTTTGCCCGGGCCTACGCCCTCGCCATGGCCAAGTGCCCGGACCGGGAGGGCTTTCGGGCGTGGAAGGAGCTGCTGGACGGGGTGCTGCAGGAACTGGAGCTGCACGCGGGATATGCCCGTGCCTGGGGCGTGGATCTCACCCCCCAACCCGCCCCGGCGACCCAGGCCTACACGGATTTCCTCCTGCGGGTGGCAGCCCTTGAGCCCGTGGGCCACATCGCCGCCGCCATGACCCCCTGCATGCGTCTGTACGCGTACCTGGGGCGGTCCCTGGAGCCCATCGCCCGCCCCGAGAGCCCCTACCTGGACTGGGTACACACCTACGGGAGCCCCGAGTTCGGCGCCCTGGCTCAGCAGCTGGAGACCCTGCTGGACCGGTACGGCACGGAAGGTCCGCGGATTCGGGACCTTTACCGGCGCGCCATGCAGCTCGAGTACGACTTCTTCGAATCCGCCTGGAGGTCGGCGTGA
- a CDS encoding PLP-dependent aminotransferase family protein, with protein sequence MELALRLDPKARRPLYRQVAEEIREAILEGRLRPGERLPASRVLAASLGVSRVVVTSAYEELVAEGYLEAWRGSGTYVTRALPEFPRVARRPAGPQSPPREEPPPEYVVDFVPGRPSVERLHPAAWRRMWRAVAREQPPAGYGDPAGDPDLRAAIAAYLGRARGVGCSVEDVLITSGAAEAVDLMARAFLQPGDRVAYEEPGYPAARRVLLSRGLVVEPVPVDDDGIRVDLLPARAAAVYVTPSHQFPLGGRLPLARRLALLEWARNAGALVVEDDYDSELRFHGPPLPALAGLDASGRVLYMGTFSKVLLPGLRVGYLVAPPDLRERLLRVRDPSESHTPWPVQRALAALLRSGDFDRHIRRMRRHYAELRAALRDALGPVEPLARLRGLEAGLHAFLELQSGLDAEEVARCAAQRGVRVRTLTPYYLGSPTRTGILLGYGGLSLEDVRRGAGILAGVIRELAQAK encoded by the coding sequence ATGGAACTCGCGCTTCGGCTTGACCCGAAGGCCCGGAGGCCCCTGTACCGCCAGGTGGCGGAGGAGATCCGGGAGGCCATCCTCGAGGGGAGGCTAAGGCCTGGGGAGCGGCTCCCTGCGAGCCGGGTACTTGCGGCCTCCCTGGGGGTCTCCCGGGTGGTGGTGACCTCCGCGTACGAGGAGCTGGTGGCGGAGGGGTATCTGGAGGCATGGCGGGGATCCGGGACCTATGTGACCCGGGCCCTCCCGGAGTTTCCGAGGGTTGCCCGGCGCCCCGCAGGTCCCCAAAGCCCGCCTCGGGAAGAACCGCCCCCCGAGTACGTGGTGGACTTCGTGCCGGGCAGGCCCTCGGTGGAACGGTTGCATCCGGCTGCCTGGCGCCGGATGTGGCGGGCGGTGGCCCGGGAGCAGCCGCCCGCGGGATACGGGGATCCCGCGGGGGACCCGGACTTGCGGGCGGCCATCGCCGCCTACCTGGGCCGGGCCCGGGGAGTGGGGTGCAGCGTGGAGGATGTCCTCATCACCTCCGGGGCCGCAGAGGCGGTGGATCTCATGGCCCGGGCCTTCCTGCAGCCCGGAGACCGGGTGGCCTACGAAGAGCCCGGCTATCCCGCGGCGCGCCGGGTTCTCCTCAGCCGGGGACTCGTTGTGGAACCTGTACCCGTGGACGATGACGGGATCCGCGTGGACCTGCTCCCTGCCCGGGCTGCCGCGGTGTACGTCACCCCTTCCCACCAGTTCCCCCTGGGGGGCCGTCTCCCCCTGGCCCGGCGGCTCGCCCTGCTGGAGTGGGCTCGGAACGCCGGCGCACTGGTGGTGGAGGACGACTACGACAGCGAACTCCGGTTTCACGGCCCGCCCCTTCCTGCCCTCGCAGGGCTCGACGCCTCAGGGCGCGTGCTGTACATGGGGACCTTCTCCAAGGTCCTCCTGCCCGGCCTGCGGGTGGGCTACTTGGTGGCCCCCCCGGATTTGCGGGAGCGTCTGCTGCGGGTGCGGGATCCCTCGGAGTCCCATACGCCTTGGCCGGTCCAGCGGGCCCTCGCGGCACTCCTGAGGAGCGGCGACTTCGACCGCCACATCCGGCGGATGCGGCGCCACTACGCGGAGCTGCGGGCGGCCCTCCGGGACGCCCTCGGTCCCGTGGAGCCCCTGGCCCGCCTCCGGGGCTTGGAGGCGGGCCTTCACGCGTTCCTCGAGCTCCAAAGCGGCCTGGACGCAGAAGAGGTCGCCCGGTGCGCCGCGCAACGGGGGGTGCGCGTCCGGACCCTGACCCCCTACTACCTGGGATCCCCTACCCGCACCGGCATCCTCCTGGGATACGGGGGCCTCTCCCTGGAGGACGTCCGCCGGGGAGCCGGGATCCTGGCCGGGGTGATCCGGGAGCTGGCTCAGGCCAAGTAA
- the cytX gene encoding putative hydroxymethylpyrimidine transporter CytX: MTAAVYEREAVTEWGIDPIPEERRPLGGWDIFVLWLNLGISLLLLVAGALLVPGLGLRDALLATAVGVVLGNLLLGLGAWIGVRAGVPSMVLLRAPLGIAGSAAPTVLNILQNVGWGAFELLIIAQSADAITRRALGTSSYVAWVAVFGLLTTLMAVGGPIVVVRRWLRKYAVWLVIASTLYLTGYALFRLDVRSLWSQKGTGQLPFWLGVDLVVAMPVSWIPLVADYTRFGVGPRAAFWGTALGYGLANFWFYALGALFMLALRAEDLIAAVLAIPVGAVALGILLVDETDEAFANLYSTSVSLQNLWPHADRRRLAVGVGIVCSALAATIPLAQYEAFLFLIGAFFVPLFGVLVADYFVVRGGQLAAEDLYGPQASGIRWTAFVPWLVGFLLYQWIVPTEAPGWKDLLTVLFRTVGLPFPLSASVPWLGASIPSFLAAFLLHALLGTVLRRSRRAA; encoded by the coding sequence GTGACCGCGGCGGTGTACGAACGCGAGGCGGTGACGGAATGGGGGATCGACCCCATCCCGGAGGAACGTCGGCCGCTGGGAGGATGGGACATCTTCGTGCTGTGGCTCAACCTCGGCATCAGCCTGCTGCTCCTCGTGGCCGGGGCCCTGCTGGTCCCGGGGCTGGGCCTTCGGGATGCACTTCTCGCCACCGCGGTGGGCGTGGTGCTGGGGAACCTGCTCCTGGGATTGGGGGCGTGGATCGGGGTGCGCGCGGGGGTCCCCAGCATGGTCCTGCTGCGGGCGCCCCTGGGGATCGCGGGCTCCGCGGCGCCGACCGTGCTCAACATCCTTCAGAACGTCGGGTGGGGAGCGTTCGAACTCCTCATCATCGCCCAGAGCGCGGACGCGATTACACGCCGGGCCCTGGGAACCTCCAGCTACGTGGCCTGGGTGGCGGTCTTCGGGCTGTTGACCACCCTGATGGCCGTGGGCGGACCCATCGTGGTGGTGCGGCGGTGGCTGCGCAAGTACGCCGTCTGGCTCGTGATCGCCTCTACCCTTTACCTCACCGGGTACGCCCTGTTCCGGCTCGACGTCCGGAGCCTCTGGAGCCAGAAAGGGACAGGGCAACTGCCCTTCTGGCTGGGGGTGGACCTGGTGGTGGCCATGCCCGTCTCCTGGATCCCCCTCGTGGCGGACTACACCCGGTTCGGAGTAGGGCCCCGCGCGGCCTTCTGGGGCACGGCCCTGGGGTACGGGCTTGCGAACTTCTGGTTCTACGCCCTCGGAGCGCTCTTCATGCTGGCCCTGCGGGCCGAGGACCTGATCGCCGCGGTTCTGGCCATCCCCGTGGGGGCCGTGGCTCTCGGGATTCTCCTCGTGGACGAGACGGACGAGGCGTTCGCCAACCTCTACTCCACCTCCGTCTCGCTGCAGAACCTCTGGCCGCACGCGGACCGGAGGCGGCTCGCGGTGGGCGTGGGCATCGTCTGCTCCGCCCTCGCCGCCACCATTCCCCTCGCCCAGTACGAGGCCTTCCTGTTCCTCATCGGTGCCTTCTTCGTGCCCCTTTTCGGTGTCCTCGTGGCGGACTACTTCGTGGTGCGAGGCGGTCAGCTCGCGGCCGAGGATCTCTACGGGCCGCAGGCATCCGGCATCCGATGGACGGCCTTCGTGCCGTGGCTCGTGGGCTTTCTCCTGTACCAGTGGATCGTGCCCACGGAGGCCCCGGGGTGGAAGGATCTGCTGACCGTCCTGTTCCGGACCGTGGGACTTCCCTTCCCGCTGAGCGCCTCGGTTCCATGGCTGGGCGCCTCCATCCCCAGCTTCCTGGCCGCCTTCCTCCTCCACGCCCTCCTGGGAACTGTGCTGCGGAGGTCGCGCCGTGCCGCTTGA
- a CDS encoding Gfo/Idh/MocA family oxidoreductase yields MDSARGERVRVAVVGLGRWGRHHVRIYHELPEADLRAVVSPNPAELEEFSHRYRIAGYLDHRELIGKVDAVSVVAPTSHHYEIARDLVEAGIHVLVEKPITGRVEEAEELIARARRKGVLLLVGHVERFKPAVETLLHRVRDPLFIRARRVRPFQAGRATDVGVVVDLMIHDLDLVLSLTGSSLRSISAVGTRLWGDGEDLAAVQLVFEGGCTASLFASRVDSAKAAEMEVVTPEERWHLDFLRESLTVWRGNRREELLLLREEPLRAELRHFLACVRGEQTPRVPGEAGLAALVLAHRVLQAMHVVTPRVRTP; encoded by the coding sequence GTGGACTCCGCCCGGGGAGAGCGCGTGCGGGTGGCCGTGGTGGGGCTGGGACGGTGGGGCCGGCACCACGTCCGGATCTACCACGAGCTCCCGGAGGCGGACCTCCGGGCCGTGGTCTCCCCAAACCCCGCGGAGCTGGAGGAGTTCTCACACCGGTACCGCATCGCGGGCTATCTGGATCACCGGGAGCTCATCGGGAAGGTGGACGCGGTCAGCGTGGTGGCGCCCACCAGCCACCACTACGAGATCGCCCGGGACCTGGTGGAGGCCGGGATCCACGTCCTGGTGGAAAAGCCCATCACGGGTCGTGTGGAGGAGGCGGAGGAGCTCATCGCCCGGGCCCGTCGCAAGGGAGTCTTGCTGCTGGTGGGCCATGTGGAGCGGTTCAAGCCCGCGGTGGAAACCCTGCTCCATCGGGTGCGCGATCCCCTCTTCATCCGGGCCCGTCGGGTACGGCCCTTTCAGGCGGGTCGCGCCACGGATGTGGGGGTCGTGGTGGACCTCATGATCCACGACCTCGATCTGGTTCTCTCCCTCACCGGTTCGTCCCTCCGGTCCATCTCCGCGGTCGGCACCCGGCTGTGGGGAGACGGTGAGGACCTCGCGGCGGTGCAGCTGGTATTTGAGGGAGGCTGCACGGCAAGCCTTTTCGCGAGCCGCGTGGATTCCGCGAAGGCCGCGGAGATGGAGGTGGTCACCCCGGAGGAGCGGTGGCACCTGGATTTCCTGCGGGAGTCGCTGACGGTGTGGAGGGGGAACCGGCGGGAAGAGCTCCTCCTCTTGCGGGAGGAACCCCTCCGTGCGGAGCTCCGGCACTTCCTCGCCTGCGTCCGAGGAGAGCAAACCCCCCGGGTTCCCGGAGAAGCGGGGCTTGCCGCCCTTGTTCTCGCGCACCGGGTGCTGCAGGCGATGCACGTGGTGACCCCGCGCGTCCGAACCCCCTAG
- a CDS encoding Lrp/AsnC ligand binding domain-containing protein, whose protein sequence is MHIAFLLISLDGNTPAQAAREVRTIPGISEAHATLGDYDVIAIVRAEHTREIPQITERVSRVHGVVKVLTCVAVA, encoded by the coding sequence ATGCACATCGCCTTCCTGTTGATCTCCCTGGATGGCAACACCCCGGCCCAGGCCGCCCGCGAGGTCCGCACCATCCCGGGGATCTCGGAGGCCCACGCCACTCTGGGCGACTACGACGTGATCGCCATCGTCCGCGCGGAACACACCCGGGAGATCCCGCAGATCACGGAACGGGTGAGCCGGGTCCACGGGGTGGTAAAGGTCCTGACCTGCGTGGCGGTGGCCTAG
- the thiD gene encoding bifunctional hydroxymethylpyrimidine kinase/phosphomethylpyrimidine kinase, protein MTVPRALTIAGSDSGGGAGIQADLKTFSALGVFGMSAVTAITAQNTTGVYAVHEVPPEVVAAQIDAVVTDIGVDAAKTGMLSSAPIIEAVADRVRAHRITRLVVDPVMVAKSGAPLLRPEAQKTLRTRLLPLALVVTPNLPEARVLVGREIRSLLEMREAARRLADLGPRYVLLKGGHLPGDPVDVLYDGEGFLELPAPRIPTQHTHGTGCVLSAAIAAHLARGLSPQAAVEEGKRFVTRAIEAGLPLGKGVGPCNPLFSLIRPPEDDP, encoded by the coding sequence GTGACCGTTCCCAGAGCCCTGACCATCGCGGGCTCCGATTCCGGAGGAGGAGCCGGTATCCAGGCAGACCTTAAAACCTTCTCCGCCCTCGGGGTCTTCGGGATGAGTGCCGTGACCGCCATCACGGCCCAGAACACCACGGGAGTCTACGCGGTGCACGAAGTGCCCCCGGAGGTGGTGGCCGCCCAGATCGACGCGGTGGTCACCGATATCGGGGTGGACGCGGCGAAGACCGGGATGCTCAGCAGCGCCCCCATCATCGAGGCGGTGGCGGACCGGGTTCGGGCACACCGCATCACCAGGCTCGTGGTCGATCCCGTCATGGTGGCGAAAAGCGGCGCGCCGCTTTTGCGTCCCGAAGCCCAAAAGACCCTGCGCACGCGCCTTTTGCCGCTCGCCCTGGTGGTGACCCCGAACCTGCCTGAGGCGCGGGTGCTCGTGGGTCGGGAGATCCGCAGTCTGCTGGAGATGCGGGAGGCCGCCCGGCGGCTTGCGGATCTGGGACCCCGGTACGTGCTCCTCAAGGGCGGGCACCTCCCGGGGGATCCCGTGGACGTCCTGTACGACGGGGAAGGGTTTTTGGAGCTTCCCGCTCCCCGGATCCCCACGCAGCACACCCACGGCACGGGCTGCGTGCTCTCCGCGGCCATCGCCGCCCACCTGGCCCGGGGACTGTCGCCCCAGGCGGCGGTCGAGGAGGGCAAACGTTTCGTCACCCGGGCCATCGAGGCGGGCCTCCCTCTGGGGAAAGGGGTCGGCCCCTGCAATCCCCTCTTCTCCCTGATCCGGCCCCCGGAAGACGATCCGTGA
- a CDS encoding TenA family transcriptional regulator → MRVRELVGALAERWQRATRHPFLAVVRDGTLPPQAFATWLVQDYHFVRGLLPFQARLLALAPRRDQKVLARGTLSLVEELGWFEDQAARRHLDLQAPVHPVCRNYVNFLWALSFGPYAAQLVALWALERIYFEAWSHAKPGVEPYREFVERWTHPGFEEYVGELEAAADRALAEATEKEREAARGALGETVEHEIRFWELSWEGGA, encoded by the coding sequence GTGAGGGTGCGGGAGCTGGTAGGGGCGTTGGCGGAACGGTGGCAGAGGGCCACCCGGCACCCCTTCCTCGCGGTCGTGCGGGACGGGACGCTGCCGCCACAAGCGTTTGCCACGTGGCTGGTGCAGGACTACCACTTCGTGCGGGGATTGCTGCCGTTCCAAGCGCGCCTGCTGGCCTTGGCCCCGCGGCGGGACCAGAAGGTGCTGGCCCGGGGGACTCTGAGCCTGGTGGAAGAGCTCGGGTGGTTTGAGGATCAGGCCGCGCGGCGCCACCTGGACCTGCAGGCGCCCGTCCACCCCGTCTGCCGCAACTACGTGAACTTCCTGTGGGCCCTTTCCTTCGGACCCTACGCCGCGCAGCTGGTAGCCTTATGGGCCCTGGAGCGCATCTACTTCGAAGCGTGGAGCCACGCGAAGCCGGGTGTGGAGCCGTACCGGGAGTTCGTGGAGCGCTGGACCCACCCCGGCTTCGAGGAGTACGTCGGGGAGCTGGAAGCGGCGGCGGACCGGGCCCTGGCGGAGGCGACCGAGAAAGAGCGGGAAGCGGCCCGGGGAGCGCTGGGGGAAACCGTCGAGCACGAGATCCGGTTCTGGGAGTTGAGCTGGGAGGGAGGAGCGTGA
- the thiE gene encoding thiamine phosphate synthase codes for MPLDPRLYVITDATFRGRTHEEVAEAALRGGATVLQFREKHATTRQLYEIARRLRELCRAFAVPFIVNDRVDIALAVDADGVHVGPDDLPVAVARQLLGPHRIVGASAGTVQEALRAQEEGASYLGVGAVYATGTKPDAGAPIGPGGLGEIVRAVRIPVVGIGGITQETVPEVIRAGAAGVAVISAVASAEDMVQATRALRRAVDEALARRGEVGT; via the coding sequence GTGCCGCTTGACCCGCGGTTGTATGTGATCACGGACGCCACCTTCCGGGGCCGCACCCACGAGGAGGTGGCGGAGGCCGCGTTGCGGGGGGGAGCCACCGTGCTCCAGTTCCGGGAAAAGCACGCCACGACCCGCCAGCTGTACGAGATCGCCCGGCGCCTGAGGGAGCTGTGCCGGGCCTTTGCGGTGCCCTTCATCGTAAACGACCGGGTGGACATCGCGCTTGCGGTGGACGCGGACGGGGTACACGTGGGGCCGGACGACCTGCCCGTGGCCGTGGCCCGCCAGCTCCTGGGACCTCATCGCATCGTAGGGGCGAGCGCGGGGACCGTGCAGGAGGCCCTCCGGGCGCAGGAGGAGGGGGCGAGCTACCTGGGTGTGGGCGCCGTTTATGCCACGGGGACCAAGCCCGACGCGGGCGCCCCCATCGGACCCGGAGGCCTCGGGGAGATCGTCCGGGCCGTGCGGATCCCCGTGGTGGGGATCGGCGGCATCACCCAGGAGACCGTTCCGGAGGTGATCCGGGCCGGGGCGGCGGGGGTAGCGGTGATCTCCGCGGTGGCTTCAGCGGAGGACATGGTGCAGGCCACCCGGGCCCTGCGCCGGGCGGTGGATGAGGCCCTTGCCCGAAGAGGGGAGGTGGGTACGTGA
- the pdxT gene encoding pyridoxal 5'-phosphate synthase glutaminase subunit PdxT codes for MPRVGILALQGDVAEHAEVLRRLGAKPVEVRDPEDLADVDGLVLPGGESPAQSRLLERANLREAIQRRARAGMPVLGTCAGLILLAREVTGGPVRTLELMDIAVVRNAYGRQRESFEAEVWVERLSPPPLRVAFIRAPLITRVGPEVEVLATFEDHPVLVRQGPWLGASFHPEITGEVRLHQLFLSQLETLRQSP; via the coding sequence ATGCCCAGAGTCGGAATCCTGGCCCTTCAAGGGGACGTGGCGGAGCATGCGGAGGTTTTGCGGCGGCTGGGCGCCAAACCCGTGGAGGTGCGGGACCCCGAAGATCTGGCTGACGTGGACGGGTTGGTGCTTCCCGGGGGCGAGAGTCCGGCCCAGAGCCGTCTGCTGGAGCGTGCGAACTTGAGGGAAGCCATCCAACGGCGCGCCCGCGCGGGCATGCCCGTTCTCGGGACGTGCGCGGGCCTCATCCTCCTCGCCCGGGAGGTCACAGGCGGTCCGGTCCGTACCCTGGAGCTGATGGACATCGCCGTGGTCCGCAATGCCTACGGGCGGCAGCGGGAGAGCTTCGAGGCGGAGGTGTGGGTGGAGCGCCTGAGTCCTCCCCCCCTTCGGGTGGCCTTCATCCGGGCTCCCCTCATCACCCGGGTGGGACCGGAAGTAGAGGTGCTCGCCACCTTCGAGGACCACCCCGTTCTGGTGCGACAGGGTCCGTGGTTGGGCGCGAGCTTCCACCCGGAGATCACGGGGGAGGTGCGCCTCCACCAGCTCTTCCTCTCCCAACTGGAAACCCTACGGCAAAGCCCGTAG
- a CDS encoding ECF transporter S component — MSTRHLTLGGLGVALVVVATLVIRIPIPATQGYINLGETMVYLTALLLGPVFGAVAGGVGSALADLLAGYGAFAPFTLVIKGVEGAVCGWIAGRMFGWPEGEGPRLVGGGIVACAVAGAWMVLGYFVAEAYLMGLGGGAAAAEVPGNLFQVSSGIVVGVPAAALLRRSILRPA; from the coding sequence ATGAGCACGCGGCACCTCACGTTGGGAGGTCTGGGTGTGGCGCTGGTGGTGGTCGCGACCCTGGTGATCCGCATCCCGATCCCCGCAACCCAGGGCTACATCAACCTCGGGGAGACCATGGTATACCTCACGGCCCTGCTCCTCGGCCCCGTGTTCGGGGCGGTGGCCGGAGGGGTGGGGTCAGCCCTCGCGGATCTCCTGGCGGGATATGGAGCCTTTGCGCCCTTCACCCTCGTGATCAAGGGGGTAGAAGGCGCGGTGTGCGGGTGGATTGCCGGGCGCATGTTCGGATGGCCGGAGGGGGAAGGTCCGAGGCTGGTGGGAGGAGGGATCGTGGCCTGTGCGGTTGCGGGGGCGTGGATGGTTCTGGGCTACTTCGTAGCGGAGGCCTACCTCATGGGCCTGGGTGGGGGGGCCGCGGCCGCGGAGGTGCCCGGGAACCTCTTCCAGGTCAGCAGCGGCATCGTGGTGGGGGTTCCGGCCGCGGCCTTGCTGCGGCGGTCTATTCTACGTCCCGCCTGA